The nucleotide sequence TTTCAAACCCAGACTGGCGGATTTGATCCAGTTCTGCGTCGCCCAACACCGGAGATTCCAGCTTCAGCAGACGGGCATACTCTGGTTTTTCTTCCAGCAAATTGCCGCGATCGCCCAACTGCATCGTCAGGGACATGACCAGTTTCTCCCGCAGGGGGTCAATCGCCGGATTAGTGACCTGGGCAAACCGCTGCTTAAAGTAGTCATAGAGCAGATGGGGCCTGGTAGATAGCACTGCCAGGGGAATGTCATCGCCCATGCAAAAGGTTGGCTCTTTGCCCTGAGCCGCCATCTCTTCGATGATCATTTCCACGTCTTCGGCCGTGTAGCCAAAAGCCGCCTGGTACCGCAGCACCTCCTGCGTCTCCATCCGGGGGGCTTCATCGGCAAAGGGTTGGGGGGATATCGTCAGCCGGTGCTGTTTCAGCCATTCTCCATAGGGCTGCGATTGGGCAACTCGCTGTTTGATCTCCCAGTTTTTTAGAATTTCGTGCTGTTCCAGATCAACCACAATCATCTGACCGGGACCCAACCGTCCCTTTTCCACAATTTCTGCTTCCGGCAGGTTTACCACTCCGGCTTCGGAGGCAACCACGACATAACCGTCCTGGGTGATGCTGTAACGGGCAGGACGCAGTCCGTTCCGATCCAGGGTCGCCCCCACAGTCTTGCCATCACAGAAAACGAGCAAAGCTGGACCATCCCAGGGTTCCTGGATGCCACTGTAGTACTCGTAGAAGTCAACAATTTCAGGATAATTGAGCAAGTCGGGCTGGTTCTGGTAAGCCTCTGGCACCATAATCATTAAGGCTTCCTGGGGGCTGGTGCCAGAGCGAACCAGCAACTCCATAACATTATCCAGATTGGCAGAGTCGCTGTTTTCCGCGTTGACGGTAGGTTTCAGCTCCGACAGGCGATCGCCCCAACAAGAGTGGGCAAGATCAGGCTCCCTCGCCACCATCCAGTTGATATTGCCCAGCAGAGTATTAATTTCGCCGTTGTGCCCCAGGAGCCGCATGGGCTGTGCCAGGGGCCAGCGGGGCATGGTGTTAGTGCTGAAACGCCGGTGGTAAACGGCAAAGGGGCTGATGTACTCCGGTTGCAGCAAGTCCTGGTAAAAGTTACCCAACACCTCCCCGCGCACCATTCCCTTATAAACAATCGTGCGACAGGAAAAGGAACACAGGTAAAAGTCACGGAAAGCGTCTTCATGGGCAGTTCCGTGAATTTCGTTGTAAGCTGCCCGCAACACCCGCTTCCGCACCAGAAATAACAACCGCTCCAGTTCATCCCCAGCAATCGTTGCAGATTGGACAAAGAATTGCTCAATTTGGGGCTGGTTCTCCCTTGCCTGAATTCCCAATACCTCCGGTTTCACAGGGACTACCCGCCAGCCCAATACCGTTAAGCCTTCTTCCTGGGAAATTTGCTCCAGGACCCGACGGGCGATCGCCGCCGCTTCCACCTCAGCCGGTAGAAAGATCATGCCCACAGCAATCTGCCCACGGTCAGAGGTTTGAATGCCCTTTTCAGCCAGCCACGGCTGAAGCAGGTTCCAGGGGATCGCAGTCATCAACCCGGCACCGTCCCCAGAATCAGCATCCGCACTACAGCCACCCCGGTGCTCCATACAGGTGAGCGCAACTAATGCCTGTTCAATCAGTTGATGGCTGGCTCTGCCCTTCTGGTCAGCAATGAAACCAACCCCACAGGCATCCCGCTCCTCCACCAGCCATCGCTGCCCCATATAACCAACCCTTGATTCCTGATTCTGATGTCTGTCTTGATTCACAGTTGTCCTACCCATGAGAGAACCTTGTTGATTCATTGACTGATAACGGAGTTTTGATTGAAATTTATTTAGGTATGAAATTTTAGGTATGAAATTTGCAGGCACCATCCAGAACAGTTGCGAAAGCTTCCAGAGGGGAAGGAGTGTCAGATAAAACCATCAGACAGAACGAATGACACAGATAGCGTTGTTTAGTGGGACTAATGGAACCAGTAGCTTCTAAACTGTAGAAGCGGAGAGGATTAGAACAAAGGAACTGGTTTAACCAACTCCTGTTAACCTTACCTTTACCAGCTCATTGTTGGAACTGAACCAACATATAAGTCTGATAAGTCTGAATCTGCTCTGAATCTGTGGGAAAGCTCTGCAAAATGGTTGGCAGAACTATTTCAAGCAACCAGATGCCTCAGGTTCAAAATTGCCCCTGAAGCACAAATCAGTTTCCTGAGTAGCCAGCGATCGCGACAGAAACCTGTTCATATCTGGCAAATGGTAGTCACTGAATCTCTTATCGCCCAATCGACTACCAGAGTACCGTAGCAAGTGAGTCAAATCTTAATAAAAAATACCTGATTCTGACAATCCCCACTTCCACCAATCATTTCCCAGGCAGACTTTGAACCATGGCAAACCCTTCTTAAAGCCTATCCGAAAAGCCCCAACGGCCAAAGCTCGAACCCAGACTAAGGAAGTTTTCGGATAGGCTTTTAGCCCTATAAATCAAGTTTTTCCGGGTTAAGAAAACAATCCCAGTTCTTTGGCTGGATCAGCAGGATTTTAATGTTAAGATTTTGCCTCTCTCACCCACCAGCAACCACTAAGACTTCGCTCACCTCACTGGATGGTGGCTTTGCTTTTATCCTGGCGTTAATCCTTACAGCAAGGGGACAGGGGACAGGGTCAAAAGGACAGCATGACCTGGGTTTGCGATCGCTAACCTGCCCTAACCTGTATGGCTATCGCTACAACAGGAAACCTTTGAGCAGAATTTTGGTCAGGGCAGAGAGAGATGACGGATGAAAGTCACACCGTAAAATCAGGGCTTTTCAACGGAGAGCATGTGGTCAATCGGATATTTACCTGGGGGCAGACAAATGGTAGTCCAGTCAATCTGGTGGAATTCCTTAAGCAGAAGACCAGCTTGGTGAAATGCGCCCTTGCGGTTTCCCTGGTGGCGATCCCATTCTGCTGGGGCATGGCAGGAGAGGGTGAAAAAGCAGCGATCGCTCTCTCCAATTCTTTCCTGATTAGCCAGACGTCCCCCACTGTCCATCAGGGAACTCAAATTATTCTCAATGGGCGTGCCCTTCCAGGTGCCTGGACCCAGTCACAGACAGGAGGGGTTTCCAGTACTGGTATCAGTGATGCCGGGTTACTCCAGATGACTGGGATAGAACTACTCAATACAGAGGATCCCGGCAGTCAGCCGGTTCAGTGGTTTTCTGATCCGGTCACCAATCCCCTGGTTTTGCCTGCCCGTTTGATAGGTCCTACCCGCTATCTGGACATCACCAGCCTTGCGTTTCAAGCAGGCTGGCAACTGCGAGTGAACGGCAATACACTCCAGGTGGATACCCCTACCGCCAGAGTCCTGGCAGTCCGTCAGGCACCCCAACCCTGGGGGGAAAGATTCGTGATTGAGCTGGATCAACCAGCCCCCTGGCAGGTTGACCAGCGGAACCAGGAATTTATCCTGACCCTCGATGCCCGGATGGATTCTTCCCTGCCTGTCCCCGCCACCGACACGGTCCAGAGTCCAAGCCAGCCCAGCCCTGACGGTCAACTGGGGTTTCTCCTTTCCCAACCCACCCCCAACCAGACCCGGTTTCGTGTGGGCATTCCCAGCAGTCTGCGCCCTCGGATCTGGAGCTTGCCCAACCCTAACCGTCTGATTGTGGATGTCCGCGCCGATTCCCTGGTTAATCGCAATATCCTGTGGGCACCCGGACTCCGCTGGCGCTCCCAAATATTGAACCTGGGTGCCGATCGCTTTCCAGTCGTCTGGCTGGTAGTCAATCCGCGCCAGCCTGGAATCCGGCTTAAACCGATTCTGCCCAATCCCGACACAATGACAGGCATTGCTCCCCTGGCTCAAACGGCAGCTCTGGCTCAAGCAGCCGCGGCTATCAACGGCGGCTTCTTTAATCGCAATAACCAGCTTCCCCTGGGAGCCGTTCGCCTGAATGGGCGCTGGCTTTCTGGTCCCATTCTCAATCGAGGGGCGATCGCCTGGAACGATGCCGGAGAATTTCGTATCGATCGCCTCACCCTCCAGGAAACTCTGATTACTTCTACAGGACAGCGCCTGCCCATTACCCATGTCAACAGCGGCTACATTCAGGCAGGCATTGCTCGCTACACCCCTGACTGGGGAGCGGCTTACGTTCCCCTCTCCAATAATGAAATCCTGATCGGGGTGCAAAATGCTCGCGTTATCAACCAACAGGTTGTCCCAACAGCCGGCAGTCGGGCGTTTCCCATTCCTGCGGATGGCTATCTTCTGGTACTCCGTTCCAACAGTTCGGCGGCAATCAACTTCCCAGTCGGCTCCTCCCTTCGCTTAGAGAGCATCACCAGCCCCCCTGATTTCAACCGCTACCCCCAGATCATGGCAGGGGGACCCCTCCTGCTGCAAAACCGGCAAATTGTCCTGAATGCAGAGGCAGAGCAGTTCAACCGGGCGTTTGTGACCGGAAAAGCCAGCCGCAGCGCGATTGGACAACTGGCAGACAGCCATATAATCATCGCCACAGTCCATAACCGTATCGGGGGCGACGGTACCACCCTGACTGAAATCGCCCAAATTATGCAGCAACTTGGGGCGGTCAGTGCACTCAACCTGGACGGTGGAAGCTCAACAACTCTCTACCTCGGAGGACAGATCCTCGATCGCCCCCCTGGAACCACTGCCCGCGTTCACAACGGTATCGGTGTTTTTATCCAGACCGGGAGCAAACATTGAAGCCACCTTAAATCCAGTGCCAGCTTTATGAAGACTTGGTATGAATCTGCTGTCAGGAGGATTGTTTGCCCTGAACAGGCGGTTATAAGTTTGCTATGGTGACTTCGACAGCATCCCATCCCTGGATAGAACCAGCAGAGTTTTAATAAGGAGATAAAACCTTGGCTCAACCTCAAGAAAACCATCAAGTTCCTACCCTTGCCTTATCAGGCTCTCCTGGCCAGAAGCCAGTCGCCGCTACCGAACTGAGACCCTGGGGTTCCTTTACAATCCTGGAAGAAGGGCGAGGATATAAAATCAAGCGGATCGAGGTGAAACCTGGTCACCGCCTCAGCCTGCAAATGCACCACCACCGGAGTGAGCACTGGATTGTGGTGTCTGGCACGGCAAAGGTCACCTGTGGCGACGAGGAACGAATTCTGGGCACGAATCAATCTACCTATGTGCCCCAGTGCACATCTCATCGGTTAGAAAATCCTGGAGTTATTCCCCTGGTACTGATCGAAGTCCAGAATGGAGAGTATCTGGGTGAGGACGACATCGTTCGCTTCCAGGATGATTACGCCCGCGCTCAGTAAGCGCTGATTTCCCCAAAAGAACGTCGCTCAAGAGAGCCTCTGCTGCGCTAGGATGGATTTCGGACTATTTTAGATGCCGAAATGATTCACCTCAGCCCTACGGCAGCAAGCGAGATTCTCCGATTGCGCTCAAAACGTAGACGTAATAATCAAGATCTTATGTTTCGCCTGGGTGTCCAGTCTCAAGGATGCCTGGGCTTGTCCTATGTCATGGGGTTTGATGGGGAAACCAGAACTGGAGATCAGGTCTGCGATTGTGATGGCATTCCAGTTGTCATTGACTCAGAGAGCTTCCCCTATCTCAACGGATTATTTCTGGACTATTCAGAAGATCTGATGGGTGGAGGATTTCGCTTTCGTAATCCTAACGTCGGACAGAGTTGTAGCTGTGGACTCTCTTTCTCGATTGCGGGTTAGATAACCAGCATCCGCTGTCCACCAAAATTCACCAATCCCTTGACAGAATTAGATAGATATCGATACGATTGGGATTTGGAAAAATTTTGTAAGTATAAACCGCACCTAACTTCGTAACATGCCCACGATTCAGCAACTCATCCGTAGCGAACGCGAAAAAACTCAAAAGAAGACAAAATCCCCGGCTTTGAAGAGTTGCCCCCAGCGGCGTGGCGTTTGTACGCGAGTTTACACCACCACTCCGAAAAAGCCAAATTCTGCTCTGCGAAAGGTCGCCAGGGTTCGTTTAACTTCTGGTTATGAGGTGACCGCCTATATTCCAGGCATTGGCCATAACCTTCAAGAACACTCGGTTGTGATGATCCGGGGTGGAAGGGTTAAAGATTTACCCGGTGTTCGCTATCACATTATCCGTGGAACGCTGGATACGGCTGGAGTTAAGGATCGCAAGCAAGGACGTTCTAAGTACGGTGCTAAGCGTCCTAAATCATAGTCATCCCCTCAGGTTTTAACTAGTCAATGCTGACTTTTGCTATCCTAGCTAAGGGTTTGCTTTGAATGTCAGTGTTGCCCTATTCCTCTATGAGGATTTGAACCAGAAGAGACTCAGTTTTAGAGCGTTTGCACAAATTTTGCGCATATTTGCACATAATTTCAGGCTGGCGTTAATTTTTACTGAACAACTCTTTGGCTAACGGCTACAGCCGCTCATCATCTCACGTCTGGGTTAAGTGATTTAAGGTTTATTCTCGATTTAAGGTCTACTATGTCCCGCCGCACTACTGTTCAAAAGCGTCCTGTTCCCCCTGATCCCGTTCACAACTCTCGCCTGGTGAGTATGATGATACGGCGAATTATGAAGAGTGGTAAGAAATCCGTTGCCACCCATATTGTTTATGATGCTTTTGAGACGATCGCCCAGCGTACGGGATCCGATCCTATCGAAGTATTTGAGCGGGCTGTCAAGAATGCCACACCCCTGGTGGAGGTAAAAGCCCGCCGGGTAGGGGGGGCGACCTACCAGGTGCCGATGGAAGTTCGCTCTGACCGGGGAACGGCACTGGCACTCCGCTGGCTGATCCAGTTTTCCCGCCAGCGTTCTGGTAAAAGCATGGCAAGTAAGCTGGCAAACGAACTGATGGATGCCGCGAATGAAACAGGAAGCGCCATTCGCAAGCGGGAAGAGACTCACCGTATGGCTGAGGCTAATAAAGCATTTGCCCATTATCGCTACTAGTAGCCTGCAAGAATGACTTCGGGGGGTTGCAAACTTCCAGGTAGGTACTTCTTTCCTGGATCACCCCATGCCTGATAAATCGCCAGTCATTTTGGTGTGGGATGCGATTTGCACACAACGATCTCACAAAAAGTATAAAATCTTAACAGAGTAGAAATTTTCGCCATGCTGCGGCAGAGATTAAGGAGGTAGCTGTGCCACGTACTATCCCGCTTGAACGAGTTCGAAATATTGGGATTGCAGCCCACATTGATGCGGGTAAAACAACAACGACTGAACGCATTTTGTTCTATTCAGGTGTTGTCCACAAAATGGGCGAGGTTCACGAGGGAACCGCTGTAACTGACTGGATGGAGCAGGAGCGGGAGCGTGGCATCACGATCACAGCGGCTGCAATCAGTACCCAGTGGACCCATCGTGATCCCGAAAATCCAAACCAGGCAAAACCTGGTGATCCAGAATAC is from Leptothermofonsia sichuanensis E412 and encodes:
- the rpsL gene encoding 30S ribosomal protein S12 codes for the protein MPTIQQLIRSEREKTQKKTKSPALKSCPQRRGVCTRVYTTTPKKPNSALRKVARVRLTSGYEVTAYIPGIGHNLQEHSVVMIRGGRVKDLPGVRYHIIRGTLDTAGVKDRKQGRSKYGAKRPKS
- a CDS encoding HesB/IscA family protein, translating into MIHLSPTAASEILRLRSKRRRNNQDLMFRLGVQSQGCLGLSYVMGFDGETRTGDQVCDCDGIPVVIDSESFPYLNGLFLDYSEDLMGGGFRFRNPNVGQSCSCGLSFSIAG
- the rpsG gene encoding 30S ribosomal protein S7; translated protein: MSRRTTVQKRPVPPDPVHNSRLVSMMIRRIMKSGKKSVATHIVYDAFETIAQRTGSDPIEVFERAVKNATPLVEVKARRVGGATYQVPMEVRSDRGTALALRWLIQFSRQRSGKSMASKLANELMDAANETGSAIRKREETHRMAEANKAFAHYRY
- a CDS encoding phosphomannose isomerase type II C-terminal cupin domain, whose protein sequence is MAQPQENHQVPTLALSGSPGQKPVAATELRPWGSFTILEEGRGYKIKRIEVKPGHRLSLQMHHHRSEHWIVVSGTAKVTCGDEERILGTNQSTYVPQCTSHRLENPGVIPLVLIEVQNGEYLGEDDIVRFQDDYARAQ
- a CDS encoding phosphodiester glycosidase family protein, which translates into the protein MTDESHTVKSGLFNGEHVVNRIFTWGQTNGSPVNLVEFLKQKTSLVKCALAVSLVAIPFCWGMAGEGEKAAIALSNSFLISQTSPTVHQGTQIILNGRALPGAWTQSQTGGVSSTGISDAGLLQMTGIELLNTEDPGSQPVQWFSDPVTNPLVLPARLIGPTRYLDITSLAFQAGWQLRVNGNTLQVDTPTARVLAVRQAPQPWGERFVIELDQPAPWQVDQRNQEFILTLDARMDSSLPVPATDTVQSPSQPSPDGQLGFLLSQPTPNQTRFRVGIPSSLRPRIWSLPNPNRLIVDVRADSLVNRNILWAPGLRWRSQILNLGADRFPVVWLVVNPRQPGIRLKPILPNPDTMTGIAPLAQTAALAQAAAAINGGFFNRNNQLPLGAVRLNGRWLSGPILNRGAIAWNDAGEFRIDRLTLQETLITSTGQRLPITHVNSGYIQAGIARYTPDWGAAYVPLSNNEILIGVQNARVINQQVVPTAGSRAFPIPADGYLLVLRSNSSAAINFPVGSSLRLESITSPPDFNRYPQIMAGGPLLLQNRQIVLNAEAEQFNRAFVTGKASRSAIGQLADSHIIIATVHNRIGGDGTTLTEIAQIMQQLGAVSALNLDGGSSTTLYLGGQILDRPPGTTARVHNGIGVFIQTGSKH